From Rhodamnia argentea isolate NSW1041297 chromosome 10, ASM2092103v1, whole genome shotgun sequence, a single genomic window includes:
- the LOC115739844 gene encoding E3 ubiquitin-protein ligase RDUF2-like codes for MASVDYSYWCHRCNQVIRVETQDLDSINCPNCGGGFVEELESPSAIPPHQRFPAAAMYSGNGSDSDRSTSPTLRRGRRNGSDRSRFNPVIVLRGAADGGDEGTAVDGGNNYELYYDDGSGSGLRPLPTSMSDFLMGSGFDRLLDQLAQLEMNGIRRLENSPASKAAIESMPVVKIIGNHIDTESHCAVCKEAFELDGEAREMPCKHIYHAECILPWLSIRNSCPVCRHELVSDIQSSVNNVNDRDGIREEDTVGLTIWRLPRGGFAVGRFTGGRRAAERELPVVYTEMDGGGFNAGGVPRRISWDSNNRISRERRGLRRAFRSFFSFFGRRTSSSRSGADPEPGSMRRSRLTAVFGRSSRRRSQALF; via the coding sequence ATGGCGTCCGTGGATTACTCGTACTGGTGCCAcaggtgcaatcaagtcatccGGGTCGAGACCCAGGATCTGGACTCAATCAACTGCCCCAATTGCGGTGGCGGATTCGTCGAAGAGCTCGAATCCCCATCCGCAATCCCTCCCCACCAACGGTTCCCCGCGGCCGCTATGTACTCTGGTAATGGGTCCGATTCGGACCGCAGCACGAGCCCTACACTGCGACGTGGAAGAAGGAATGGCAGCGACAGATCCCGTTTTAATCCGGTTATTGTCCTCCGTGGAGCAGCTGATGGCGGCGACGAAGGAACTGCAGTCGATGGGGGTAACAATTACGAGTTGTATTATGATGATGGCTCTGGTTCTGGCTTGCGGCCGTTGCCCACGAGTATGTCGGATTTCTTGATGGGTTCGGGGTTTGATCGGTTGCTTGATCAACTGGCTCAATTAGAGATGAATGGGATTAGGAGGTTGGAGAATTCCCCGGCTTCAAAGGCTGCGATTGAGTCTATGCCTGTGGTTAAGATCATTGGGAATCATATAGATACTGAATCGCATTGCGCGGTTTGTAAGGAAGCTTTTGAGCTTGATGGCGAAGCTAGAGAAATGCCTTGTAAGCACATTTACCATGCAGAGTGTATATTGCCTTGGCTTTCGATAAGGAATTCGTGTCCCGTGTGTCGGCATGAATTGGTGAGTGATATACAAAGCAGTGTGAACAATGTGAATGATAGAGATGGGATACGAGAGGAGGATACAGTTGGGTTGACAATATGGAGGCTCCCGCGAGGCGGGTTTGCGGTGGGGAGGTTTACAGGGGGAAGAAGAGCTGCTGAGAGGGAGTTGCCCGTTGTTTACACTGAAATGGATGGTGGTGGGTTCAATGCTGGTGGGGTTCCAAGGAGGATTTCATGGGACTCAAATAATAGGATATCCAGAGAGAGGAGGGGTTTGCGTCGGGCATTTCGcagtttcttttcattctttggGAGGCGAACTTCATCGTCCAGGTCAGGTGCTGATCCTGAACCGGGATCTATGAGGAGAAGTCGTTTAACTGCTGTATTTGGTAGATCCTCACGGAGGCGCAGCCAAGCCTTGTTCTAG